The Cellulophaga sp. L1A9 genome window below encodes:
- a CDS encoding ABC transporter permease: MFDLERWQEIFDTIRKNKLRTFLTGLSVASGIFILVILLGFGQGMQNGIAKEFESDAASSIWIWTESTQNAYKGLNPGREIQFRNEDYATLVDKMDLNLENKSMFYMPRDITTTYKNDALIYRVMGTTSDAQFLENQNMLQGRFLNWQDISQVTKVAVISAKIKRESFTTIDNPVGEYIKISNIPFKIIGVYKDKAGEREENRIFIPITTSQKVFNGADKLDNLVFSSPPAANFEEAVQQSITLKTKIDTYLRQAHSIAPDDEGGIGINNQMENAKRYYSLTGNIKLFFWFVGLCTIIAGVVGVSNIMLIVVKERTKEIGIRKALGAKPWSIIGMILHESVFVTAISGFTGLIFSMGLLELIGPNIEVDYIVNPSVDFNVAMATVLLLVVAGAIAGFFPAWRAASIHTIDALRDE, encoded by the coding sequence ATGTTTGATTTAGAAAGATGGCAGGAGATTTTTGACACCATTCGTAAAAACAAATTACGAACATTTCTTACGGGTCTCTCTGTTGCCTCCGGTATTTTTATTCTTGTTATTTTATTGGGTTTTGGACAAGGCATGCAAAATGGTATCGCTAAAGAGTTTGAAAGTGATGCGGCATCGAGTATTTGGATTTGGACAGAATCAACACAAAATGCATATAAGGGACTTAACCCTGGTCGAGAAATTCAATTTAGAAATGAAGATTACGCGACACTAGTAGATAAAATGGATCTGAATTTAGAAAACAAATCCATGTTCTATATGCCAAGAGATATTACGACTACCTATAAGAATGATGCATTAATTTATCGGGTGATGGGTACTACAAGTGATGCTCAATTCTTAGAGAATCAGAATATGTTACAAGGCCGTTTTCTAAACTGGCAAGACATTTCTCAAGTTACCAAAGTTGCTGTGATAAGCGCTAAAATTAAGAGAGAATCTTTTACTACTATTGACAACCCAGTAGGAGAATATATAAAAATTTCGAATATCCCCTTCAAGATTATAGGAGTATATAAGGATAAAGCAGGGGAGCGTGAGGAGAATCGTATTTTTATTCCTATCACAACATCACAAAAAGTATTTAATGGTGCAGATAAATTAGATAACCTTGTTTTCTCGTCACCACCAGCAGCTAACTTTGAGGAAGCGGTACAGCAATCAATCACATTAAAAACTAAAATTGACACTTATCTAAGGCAAGCGCATTCTATTGCTCCTGATGATGAAGGAGGTATTGGTATTAATAACCAAATGGAGAATGCAAAAAGATATTATTCCTTAACGGGTAACATTAAACTTTTCTTTTGGTTTGTTGGCCTTTGTACCATAATTGCTGGGGTGGTAGGGGTAAGTAATATTATGCTTATCGTGGTTAAGGAGCGTACCAAGGAAATAGGAATTCGTAAAGCTTTGGGGGCTAAACCTTGGTCTATTATTGGAATGATTTTACATGAGTCTGTTTTTGTAACGGCAATATCTGGTTTTACAGGTCTTATTTTTAGTATGGGACTTCTGGAACTCATTGGCCCCAATATAGAAGTAGACTATATCGTAAATCCTTCGGTAGATTTTAATGTGGCTATGGCTACTGTTTTGCTACTTGTTGTAGCTGGTGCTATAGCAGGTTTTTTTCCGGCATGGCGCGCAGCAAGTATACATACTATTGATGCACTAAGAGACGAATAA
- a CDS encoding ABC transporter permease, whose amino-acid sequence MFNRDRWREIIEVLTSNMFRTILTAFGVFWGILILIILLAAGKGLENGIKSDFGDIATNTMFMWSQATSKEYEGLPKGRRFEFKIEDVSSLKENIKELRFVSPRNRLDGFQGGNNVIRGIKLGAFNVYGDYPEIIKQDPMTITSGRFINHSDIVEKRKIAIIGQGVKSTLFEKEEAVLGSFIKIQGVNFMVVGTYKKKSNDGDGEEGQKEIYVPFSSFSQAFNKGNDVGWMAITAKDGASITSLKESIITLMKKNRKIHPEDNRAIGNFDLYEQYNRVESLFIAMRLIAYFVGILVLISGIIGVSNIMLIVVKERTKEIGIRRALGEDPRSIKIQILMESIFLTIISGMAGIIFGALFIFGINLLLDAVGPVDMFVNPSVSIGVVLIALLILIISGLLAGFIPAQSAIKVKPIDALRAE is encoded by the coding sequence ATGTTTAATAGAGATCGTTGGAGAGAAATTATAGAGGTGCTGACAAGTAATATGTTCAGAACCATTCTTACTGCATTTGGAGTGTTTTGGGGTATACTTATCCTAATTATTCTTTTGGCAGCAGGGAAAGGCTTAGAAAATGGAATTAAGAGTGACTTTGGGGACATCGCTACCAATACCATGTTCATGTGGTCTCAAGCCACTTCAAAAGAATATGAAGGTTTGCCAAAAGGAAGACGCTTTGAATTTAAAATTGAAGATGTCTCTTCCTTGAAAGAAAACATTAAAGAGCTTCGTTTTGTTTCACCTCGAAATAGATTAGATGGCTTCCAAGGCGGGAATAATGTTATTCGAGGAATAAAACTGGGTGCATTTAATGTATATGGTGATTATCCGGAAATTATCAAACAAGATCCTATGACCATTACTTCTGGTCGTTTTATAAATCATTCTGATATTGTTGAAAAACGTAAAATTGCGATTATAGGGCAAGGTGTGAAATCTACTTTATTTGAAAAAGAAGAAGCAGTATTAGGTTCCTTTATAAAAATTCAAGGGGTCAATTTTATGGTGGTAGGCACGTATAAGAAAAAAAGTAATGATGGAGATGGAGAAGAAGGACAAAAGGAAATTTATGTACCCTTCTCGTCATTCTCACAAGCATTCAATAAAGGTAATGATGTAGGTTGGATGGCAATCACAGCTAAAGATGGCGCTTCAATTACAAGCTTAAAGGAAAGTATCATTACTTTAATGAAAAAAAATAGGAAGATTCATCCAGAGGACAATAGAGCCATTGGTAATTTTGATTTGTATGAGCAATACAATCGAGTAGAAAGCTTATTTATTGCAATGCGCTTGATAGCCTATTTTGTAGGGATTTTGGTGTTAATTTCTGGAATCATTGGCGTAAGTAACATCATGTTAATTGTAGTAAAAGAGCGTACCAAAGAAATAGGGATTCGTCGTGCACTTGGTGAGGATCCTAGGTCTATAAAAATACAGATTCTTATGGAATCAATCTTTTTAACCATTATATCCGGAATGGCAGGTATCATTTTTGGAGCCTTGTTTATTTTTGGAATAAATCTATTACTAGATGCGGTTGGGCCTGTAGATATGTTTGTAAACCCTAGTGTTAGTATCGGTGTTGTGCTTATCGCATTACTGATATTAATTATATCTGGCTTATTAGCAGGTTTTATTCCTGCGCAAAGTGCAATAAAAGTAAAACCTATAGATGCTCTTAGAGCGGAATAA
- a CDS encoding efflux RND transporter periplasmic adaptor subunit yields the protein MKKRVTIIILVLIVVCFGGAMYYLYQKNAENPVTYETETPTTQTIIKKTVATGSILPLEEVLIKPNISGVIEEIYVEGGDYVKSGDLLAKIKIVPNLNALNDARNSIDGARIGLDDQKRNLERQKTLFEKGVISKVDLERAQVSFDQARQSYGAANKRYDIAKTGTTKGFGNSANTLIRATVSGMVLEVPVEVGNQVIESNNFNEGTTIAAIADVDKMIFEGKIDESEVGKVKENLPLEITVGAIENKIFPAVLDYIAPKGKAENGAIQFEIKGTLKKQDSVFIRAGLSANASIILAKVDSVISIKEALVQYDDKTKKPFVEISSGDQVFSRKDIELGISDGINVEVKSGLSLSDEIKVWNQIEIEEEDN from the coding sequence ATGAAAAAACGAGTAACCATTATTATTTTAGTTTTAATAGTTGTTTGCTTCGGGGGCGCAATGTATTATTTGTATCAAAAAAATGCCGAAAATCCTGTGACTTATGAAACGGAAACTCCAACGACACAAACTATCATTAAAAAAACGGTGGCTACAGGGAGTATTCTGCCTTTAGAAGAAGTGCTGATAAAACCTAATATTTCTGGTGTTATTGAAGAGATCTATGTAGAAGGAGGAGATTATGTAAAATCTGGAGACTTGTTAGCTAAAATTAAAATAGTTCCTAATTTAAATGCATTAAACGATGCAAGAAATTCTATAGACGGGGCTAGAATAGGATTAGATGATCAAAAAAGAAATTTAGAACGCCAAAAAACATTATTTGAAAAAGGGGTGATTTCTAAAGTAGATTTAGAACGGGCCCAGGTATCTTTTGATCAAGCGAGGCAATCTTATGGCGCTGCTAATAAAAGATACGATATTGCTAAAACGGGTACTACCAAAGGTTTTGGTAATTCTGCCAATACGCTGATTAGGGCCACAGTAAGCGGTATGGTATTAGAGGTTCCTGTGGAAGTAGGTAACCAAGTGATTGAAAGTAATAATTTTAATGAAGGAACTACCATTGCAGCCATTGCAGATGTAGATAAAATGATTTTTGAAGGAAAAATAGATGAATCAGAAGTCGGTAAAGTAAAAGAGAATTTACCTTTAGAAATAACAGTAGGTGCTATTGAGAATAAAATTTTCCCTGCAGTATTAGATTACATAGCGCCAAAAGGAAAAGCAGAAAATGGAGCTATACAATTTGAAATTAAAGGAACTTTAAAAAAACAAGATTCTGTTTTTATACGAGCAGGATTAAGTGCAAATGCGTCTATTATTTTAGCAAAAGTAGATAGCGTAATTTCTATTAAAGAAGCTTTAGTGCAGTATGATGATAAGACAAAAAAACCTTTTGTAGAAATTAGTTCTGGGGATCAGGTGTTTAGTCGTAAAGATATTGAACTAGGTATAAGTGATGGGATCAATGTAGAGGTTAAATCTGGTCTTAGTTTATCTGATGAAATAAAGGTGTGGAATCAGATAGAAATAGAGGAAGAAGACAACTAA
- a CDS encoding ABC transporter ATP-binding protein has product MIEIKNLHKSYKMGSNSLHVLKGINFSVEEGELVAIMGSSGSGKSTLLNILGMLDELDEGSYTLDGVPIKNLNETKAAQYRNKFLGFIFQSFNLINYKTAAENVALPLYYQKVGRKERHEKALKYLERVGLKEWATHLPSELSGGQKQRVAIARAMAAEPKVLLADEPTGALDSKTSYEVMDLIQKINDAGNTILIVTHEPDIADMCKRIVHLKDGVIVEDKKIEQVRASQYV; this is encoded by the coding sequence ATGATTGAAATTAAAAATCTTCACAAATCATATAAAATGGGAAGCAATTCCTTGCATGTATTAAAGGGAATAAATTTTTCTGTAGAAGAAGGAGAGCTAGTTGCTATTATGGGTTCTTCAGGTTCTGGTAAATCTACCTTATTAAATATTTTAGGTATGTTGGATGAGTTAGATGAAGGTTCGTATACCTTAGATGGTGTTCCTATCAAAAATCTAAATGAAACAAAAGCGGCGCAATACCGCAATAAGTTTTTAGGATTTATCTTTCAATCTTTTAACCTTATCAATTACAAAACAGCAGCAGAGAATGTTGCGTTACCTTTATACTATCAAAAAGTAGGTAGAAAAGAGCGTCACGAAAAAGCTTTAAAGTATTTAGAGCGTGTAGGTCTTAAAGAATGGGCAACACATTTACCAAGTGAACTTTCTGGTGGTCAAAAACAGCGTGTCGCAATTGCTAGAGCCATGGCAGCAGAACCAAAAGTATTATTAGCAGATGAGCCTACGGGAGCGCTAGATAGTAAAACCTCGTATGAGGTGATGGATTTGATTCAAAAAATAAACGATGCTGGGAATACTATTTTAATTGTTACTCATGAGCCAGATATTGCAGATATGTGTAAGCGTATCGTACATTTAAAAGATGGGGTTATAGTAGAAGATAAAAAGATAGAGCAAGTAAGAGCATCGCAATATGTTTAA
- a CDS encoding DUF420 domain-containing protein: protein MGEVDQKERKFNIFITVISIVIPLVVIVLFRVKLPNVEPLSFLPPIYASVNGVTAILLIVAVIAIKNGNKKLHQKIMVTCIGLSLAFLVMYVAYHMTSDSTTFGGEGAIKYVYFFILITHIILSVAIIPLVLITYSRAYLQKFEAHRKIAKITFPIWLYVAITGVVVYLMIAPYYAY from the coding sequence ATGGGTGAGGTGGATCAAAAAGAGCGTAAGTTTAATATATTTATTACAGTTATCTCAATAGTGATTCCTTTAGTGGTCATTGTGTTGTTTCGTGTAAAGCTGCCCAACGTAGAGCCTTTGAGCTTCTTGCCTCCAATTTATGCTTCAGTGAATGGTGTAACAGCTATTTTATTAATTGTGGCAGTGATCGCTATTAAAAACGGCAATAAAAAGCTGCACCAGAAGATCATGGTAACTTGTATAGGCTTGTCATTAGCTTTTTTAGTAATGTATGTAGCGTATCATATGACTTCCGATTCTACCACATTTGGAGGAGAAGGTGCTATAAAATATGTGTATTTCTTTATACTCATTACCCATATTATATTATCCGTTGCCATAATACCTTTAGTGCTAATCACCTATTCCAGAGCTTATTTGCAAAAGTTTGAAGCTCATAGGAAGATTGCTAAAATAACATTTCCAATATGGTTGTATGTTGCAATTACAGGGGTTGTAGTGTACTTAATGATCGCACCGTATTACGCATACTAA